In the Pontibacillus sp. HMF3514 genome, TTAATAAGCCTTTTGCACTAAAAGCTTCTATATAATTATCTTGAAATTGATATAATGCACATTATACCATGATATGAGATACTTTGATTATAATAATCATATTAATCCTTTCATGATAGACCTTCTATAGAGACTCCTCCCCCCTATTTCATATAATTCATTTTAAAGTTTCCTTGACTTATTCATATAAAAAACTTATAATAGCCTTTGTGTAAAATAAAAGGCAGCTTAGGTGAACCACCGTTGCACTAGTTTGTTCCTCATTTAGAGGTGTATTGCGTAACCCTCTGCTGCTGGGGCGAAGATACATGAAAAACAAAATGGTCTGCGAGATCGGTACACTCTGTTTTTATTTTATGCAAATAAAATAGATAAAGGAGAGATGACCAATGGCACGTTTCACAGGTTCCACTTGGAAAAAATCTCGTCGTCTCGGTATTTCCTTAACAGGTACTGGGAAAGAATTAGAAAAACGCCCTTACGCTCCAGGACAACACGGTCCTAACCAGCGTAAAAAACTTTCTGAATATGGCATGCAGCTTCAAGAGAAGCAAAAGCTTCGTTTCATGTTCGGAATTAACGAACGTCAATTCCGCAGCATGTTCGACCAAGCAGGTAAAATGAAAGGTGTTCACGGTGAGAACTTCTTAACACTTCTAGAATCTCGCCTAGACAACATCGTTTACCGCATGGGTCTTGCACGCACTCGTCGTCAAGCTCGCCAGCTTGTTAACCATGGTCACATCGTTGTAGATGGTGGTCGTGTAGACA is a window encoding:
- the rpsD gene encoding 30S ribosomal protein S4 encodes the protein MARFTGSTWKKSRRLGISLTGTGKELEKRPYAPGQHGPNQRKKLSEYGMQLQEKQKLRFMFGINERQFRSMFDQAGKMKGVHGENFLTLLESRLDNIVYRMGLARTRRQARQLVNHGHIVVDGGRVDIPSYHVKPGQTIGVREKSANLDIIKDAVEVNNFVPEYLSFDEEKFEGSYVRYPERSEMPSEINEALIVEYYSR